In the genome of Chthoniobacterales bacterium, the window GGGTGACTACGCCGGCAAGGAATTGACCGTCGTCGCGGTGCTCAACGGGAGCCTCATGTTCGGCGCCGACTTGCTACGCCGCATGGAAATGCCGCTGAGGCTGGATTGCGTCAGCGTTTCCAGCTACCACGGCGCTTCGACGACCGGAGTGGTGAGGTTCAATCAGGAACGCCTTCCGGATGTTCACGGCCGTCACGTGCTGCTCCTCGACGACATCCTCGACAGCGGCCATACGCTGCATGCCATCCGCGACAAGCTCATGAAAGAAACAAATCCCGTGAGCGTTAAAATTTGCGTTCTGTTGCGGAAGGACGTGCCGCGGGCGCGCGAACTCGAGGCTGACTACGTGGGCTTCGACATCGCCAACGAGTTCGTCGTCGGCTACGGTCTCGACTACATGGAGCGCTTCCGAAACCTGCCCTACATAGGCGTGGTGAGCGATCAAACCATCGCGAAATACGCGCCCAAGGGTTGACACGCCCCAACAGTCGCGCTAAATATCTTCCTTTAATCGCGGGGTGGAGCAGCCTGGTAGCTCGTCAGGCTCATAACCTGAAGGTCGCGGGTTCAAATCCCGCCCCCGCAACCAACTCTCCACCAACAGCTTAAGGAGATTTCGCGGCCCGGATTTTCCGGGCCTTTTTCATGGTGGTGACAAAATGGTGACAAACGTGCGCCCGAGGGGGCTTTGTCAGGCGCGGGGGAGCGGCTAGGGATTTGGTCTCCTCATGGCTGCCGCGGAGGATTTTCGGCTCGTTCTTCGGGAAGCGACGGTTTGCGCTCTTGGACCAGACCAGTTGCGCGGCGGCATAGTCGTCGGCGTTCATGTGGCCGATGACGCGGCTGTTCTCGAGTTTACTGACCTCGAGGGTCTTGAGTCGCTGGAAGAGTCGGCGAAGGTCGAGGGTTCCGCCGACGGTGAACCCGAAGAATATGTTCCAGAGCGCGACGAGCACAAAGAAGGCGAAGTTTCCCATGGTCCACCAGAAGACCGACCAGTCCAGGATGCGGTCGGCCTTGGTGTAGTGCTCGCTGAAGCCGAGAAGTTTCTGCGCCCATCTGCGTTGGTATTCCACTTCGACGGTCGGGGCGGCGGCGTCGTCTTGGCGCCTTTTGGCCGCGGTGGAGCATGCGATCCAAATTGAACTTCTGCTGGCAGGTGAGCAGAGAGACTCCGATGTAAGCGGCCACCGCGACGAGCGCGGCGCACTATATAATCTGGGGGCGATAAATTATGCTTACTATCGCACCGGCGTAAATTTGACCCCGACCGCCGTTACCAGCGGAACCAACCCCACCACGGCAGTGCACGACCAACCGGGCCCGCAAGGTCCCGCTGCAGTTACGTTGGCGGGCGGACTCAGTCTCTACAGCGCGATGGCGCAAGGTTGCAACGTCTGGGAGTGGAACGAAACAGCTGTGGGCGGAACGAACAACTTTGCTTTGGCCGACCGCATAGTTCGCGGTGGCTTCCGGCTTGGCTGCAGCATAATTGCTGCGGTGTCGGAGAAAATGAGAGCTGCTTTTGCTGTCCGCCACGGCAGCAGGAGACTTTGTCGCACAAGCTGTGACCACAGTTTTCTTCTGCGGTCGCACCGGTGTCAGAGGGAGGCCATGGCTCCGGCGACGGCCTCCAGTGCGTGGGCCAATTCGTCCTCCCCGTGGACCGCGCCGACATACCAGCGCCCATCGGGCAGGGTATAGACGCCCCGATGGAGGAGGGCGAGGCGGAAGGATGCGTAATGGCCGACATCAGCCTGCAGAGTGTCGCGGTAGTGGCGGGGAGGAGTGTGCAGGCCGAAGTGCACGCTGAAGACGGATCCTGATCCGCTCGTCACAAGTTTTAAACCCCGCAAGGCTGCAGCTTCCTCGATGGCTTTGCGCAGGGCACGCCCGTGGGTATGCATGCGCTCGAAGGTGTCCGGCACGGCCAGTGTGCGGATGGTGGCAGCACCAGCGGCGAGGTTGACCGGATTGCCGTTGTAGGTGCCGGCGTGGATGGTGCGGCCGTCGTCGAGGACACGGAAAATCTCCTCCCGTCCGCCCACGGCCGAAAGGGCAAAACCGGCCGCCATGGCTTTGGCGTAGACGGACAGGTCGGGCTGCAGTCCGAAATATTCGCGGGCTCCGCCCAGGGCCAACCGGAAGCCTGTGATCACCTCATCGAAAATCGAGACCGCGCCGTGGCGGCGGCAGAGGTCGATCACGCCGGCGAGGAAACCTGGTTCGGCTTCGCAGCATCCGCTATTGGCCAGGAGGGGCTCGGTCAGCACGGCGGCGATTTGTCCGGGATGCTCAAGGAAAGCCGCCTCGAGGGCGCCGAGGTCGTTCCACGGCAGCACCAGCGTGTCGGCGAACTCGCGGGCGGGCTGTCCTCCGCAGGTCGGCAGCGGCACGATGCCGTCGGAGGCTCGCGGACGGTAGCTGACCAGGACGTTGTTGAACCAGCCGTGGTAGTGGCCTTCGAATTTGACGAAGAGCGGACGCCCAGTGAAAGCCCGGGCAAGCCGGAGAGCGGCTTGAACGGCTTCCGAGCCGGTGTTGGAGAATATGACACGCTCCAGGCCCGGCACCGACGCTATCATCAACTCAGCCAGTTCGATTTCCCCCCGGTGCTGTGCCCCGAAGGCGAAGCTCCGCCCGAGCTGTGCGGTGACTTCCGCGATAATGGCAGGGTGGGCATTGCCGAGGATGAGCGGTCCCCAAGCCAGGGTGTAATCGAGGAGACGGTGGCCGTCCGCATCGATATACCACGCGCCCTCCCCGCGTTCGAAAAAGAGAGGGGCGGGGGCGCCGGCTTTGCGCATGCCGCTGGACACGCCCATGGCCAGCGAGCGTTTCGACCGCTCCAGGAGGGCGGCGGATTGTTCGGTGTTGAATGCAGGTGCGGCGGAGTTCATCGGGAAACGTGATGGCGGGCGGCGGTGACAAGGCTGGACCGGAGAAGTTCGCCGATGCGCGCGCGGCGCGACCGGGACAGGCGGGCCACGGGCACTGCGACGCTGATCGCGGCACGGACAAAGCCGAGGGTGGCCAGTGGAACCGCCAGGCAAGCGACGCCGGACACTGCGGCTTCCTCCTCCTCCGCCCAGCCTTGCCGTCGGAAAACGCGGAGCCGGGGCCGGAGAATCGCGGGGGAGAGCCGCCGGCCGTTCGCCGCAGCCTGGGTGTAGTCCGTGGAAACGAGGAGTTGTTCCTGTTCGTCCTCTGGCAGGGCCGAGGCGATGGCGAGCCCCACCGCGGTGAGATACCACGGTTCCCATGCCCCCGGGGAAACGATCATGCGCAGGGCGCGGGTCGTCTCGATGTAGTCGGCATAAACGATTCGGTGGTTGGAAAGCACGCCGAGGTTGACTGTTTCGTCGAGTTCGCCGTGCAAGCCCTCAAGGAGCGGGCGGACCATCCGCTTGAGCGTGGTGTTCGGATCGGACCCGGCCAACTGGGCAACGCGGGCCCCCAGCACGTGGCCACGGGCGCCGGCCGGTTGGTCGGCATAGCCCAGAGCATGGAGGACCTTGAGTAGACGGAAGGCGCTCGTTTTCGGCAGGCGGCACACCGCCGCTGCTTCGGCCAGGGTTACGGGGCGCTCCGACTCCGCGAGAAATTCCAGCAGACGGAAGGCCTTTTGCACCGAGGTCTCCACGCACCGCTTCCCTGGTCGTGCTACCACCGCGGCAGCGGGCCGCCGGTGCCGGTCGCGGGAAGGAGGAGAAATTGTGGGCATAAAATATTCCGTATAGTGGAACAAACAATTCTGTCCAGCGGTAAAAGCGGCAAGACTGGAATGCAGTTGGCGGACCGGGACGGGCGCTTCAGGGCGGACGTCTCAGGCCACCGCTCCGTTGTTCAACTGCATCGTTCCGGCTAAGGCAGCGGGTCGAGGGGGAAGACGGGGCGCTCGAGGTGGCGGTAAGGGAGTGTCGCGAGATCGCTGGTGCACGGGCCCGGGGTGGAAACGGTGTAGCTGCGGCGGGCGATACTGTCATAAGCCCGGCGATGCGCCACGGCGGCCTTGATGCCGATGAGTCCGAGTTCCGCGGGCTGGACGCCGACGCACAACCACTGGCCGAGGTCCATCGGCGGGGTCGGGCGCGAAGTGAGCAGCACGAGGTTGCCCTCGCAGGCCACCAGCACGGTCGGGCCCATGTCGATGCGCGTTCCCATCATGGACGCCAAATGGCTCTGGCAGTCGGCCAGATCGAAAATACCGTCGGAGTGGCGCAGGACTTCAACCTCGAGAGTCAGGGCCGGGCCGGAGAGTCGCGGATGTTTTCCGCCCACGGTCACGGTCGTTCGCCGTCCGGCCGGAACGCCTTGCAGCGACTGCACGGCTTCGGGCGCGTTGAGCACTACACCGGCGCCGCGCACACCTTGGCCCAGGAGCTCGTCAAGCACCCAGGTGGCATCGCCCGCCGTGCCGCCGCCGATGTTGTCCGCCGGCTCGACGATCAGCGAAGGATACTCGCCATGTTTCGCCGCGTCGCGCACGGCCTCCGACAAATTCCATTCGCGTGGAAGGCCCGCGGCGGCGTTGGCCAGGGCGTAGTCGGCCAGCTCTTCTCCCGCGCGCCGTGCGGCCTCGTTTCCTTCCGGACTGTCTTCCGTCACGATTTGGAAGGATATGCGCGTGAAAGGAGTGTCGGCCTGGGCGAACCCGGGGCAGATGCTGACGGCGACCACCGGGCCGCCTTCGTGGCGGCGGGCGATGGCGAGCAATCCCCGCATCGGTTCGTCGGCCGTGCCGGTTCCGGGCGGGGGCAGGATGACCGGCACGGTGCGCAGGTGCGTGCGGTAACGGGCGCGGGTGCGCATGGCTTCGTCCAACAGGGTCGCCGTGCGCACACCGGTCTCGGCCGCGTCGGTGTGCGGGTTGCAGCGGTAGGCGACGAGGATGTCGGCACCTGCGGCCATGGCCGGCGAGACATTGGCGTGCAGGTCGAGCACGGCTGCAACGGGAACGTCCGCCCCCCGCAGGTGCTCGCGCACGCGCGAGAGAAACAACCCCTCAGCGTCGAGGTGCGACCGCGTGACCATGGCGCCGTGAAGCACGAGGAAAATTCCGTCCAGACCGCCGCGCAGAGCGCGGGGCAGGTCCTCGTCCAGATGGCACAAGGCGGTGGCGAGGACTTCATCATCGACCATCGGGCTGGGGGAGGCATGTAGGTCGAAGGAGGGGACGATGTCCCAGCCGCGATCCGCCGCGAATTCGAGCGCCGCGCCGAGCACGGAGCCGTCGCCCCGGGCCAGCAGCACATCGCTCCTCGTTCGCGGGGCGAAGTCCGCCAACCCTGTGGTTCCAGGGGCGAAGGAGTTGGTCTCGTGGAAAAACCGGGCGGTGAAGACCCGCATGGGCTTAGGCCTCGAGTTGGACCGGATTGGTCAGCTTGCCAATCCCTTCGATCTCGATGGTCACGGAGTCACCGGGTTTGAGCCAGCGCGGCGGCTTGGCCGCCATGCCCACGCCGTGCGGGGTGCCGGTGAGGATGACGGTGCCGGGGGGCAGCGTGTTGCTCGCGCTGAGGAATTCGATGATTTGCGCCACGCTGAAAATCATGTCGTTGGTGTTCCAATCCTGGACGGTTTCGCCGTTGAGGATCGTGCGGATGGCGAGTCTTTGCGGATTGGGGATGTTGTCCGTGGTGACCAGGCATGGCCCGAGCGGGGAGAAGGTGTCGAAGGTTTTTCCGCGGCACCATTGACCTCCACCCCATTTGAGCTGCCAGTCGCGGGCCGAGACATCGTTGCCGCAGGTGTAGCCGAGCACGTAGGAAAGCGCGTCGGAGGCCTCGGCGTTTTTGCATGGCTTGCCGATGACCACGGCCAATTCGCATTCGTAGTCCACTTCGTGGCTGGCTGCGGTGACCGGAATTTCGATGGGGTCACCGGGGTTTTGCAGGGTGTTGATGCCTTTGGTGAAGAGGACGGGACGCTCGGGGGCCTGCATGCCCGACTCGGCGGCGTGGTGGCGGTAATTGAGGCCGATGCAAAGGATCTGGGTCGGCACCAACGGAGCAAGGAGTTTGGCCACATCGGCTTGGTCGCCGGTCTCGCGCAGTCCGGCGTAGAGGTCGCCGGTGCAGCGCACGGCGGAACCATCGGGTTTCTGCGAGCCGAAGTGAACGGCTCCCTGCGGGTCTAGGTAACGGATGATATGCATAGTTGTTCGGTTAATAGGTGGCGCGGCCACCGGTGAAGTAGAAAGTGAAGGCGGTGACGAAAAATTTTCCGGCGAAACGATGAACTCGCACATGGCCGCGATCTAGCCCTTCATGTCGCAGCGCCCCATGGGTATTTTTTTCGTTCATGTGTTTGCCGGTTCGGGTGGGTTCCTTGCCCTGAATCTTGGTTGTTCCGATGAGCGTATGCTTGCCGATGAAGCAGCAAGGCCTCCCGGCGACCTCTTCGTTCCATCTCGGTTGGGGTGAGGCGAAAGTCACAAGGATCAAGCGGCCTGCACCGCGGGGGATGAACCCGCCCCGAGGAGAAGGTCGCGGAGTATGATGGTTTCCGACACGTTGTCGGTGCGATTGCAGCCTTCCCAGTCGATCCAGACATACTCAAGGCACATCCAGCCGGGGTAGCCGCGTTGCTGCAGGGCGTCCCGGATGGCGCGAAAGTCGATCACGCTGTCTTTCATCGTGCTTTGCAGTTGTCCTTTGGCGCCGCCGCGCGCGTGGAAATGCGAGGCTTGCGGGATAAGGATATCGGCGGCCTGCGGCGGCATCCCCTGATACACAAAGTGACCGTAATCGAGGGTAAGCGTCACCCCGGCTTCCTGCACGAAGCGCAGAGCGGATTCCGGATCCGGGCACACCGAGCCGACGTGGGCTTCCACGGCAAACCGGATTCCGTTCTGCGCAGCATGTGACTTGCGCCAAGCAGCTTCGCTCACGGCAAGTTGCCAATCTGCGGCTTTTTCCGTGCCGCGATGCCACACGCCCGGCAAGCCCGTGAGATGGGCGGCGCCGATGCCGACGGCGAACTCAACTATGCCCCGGAACATTTCTCGGTTGGCGGCTCGAATGTCCGCATCGGGATCATTGGCCGCATGGACGGCCGGATCTTCCCCGGTCTGCAAGAACACATCGGCGACAGCCAATCCCCTGCGGTCGAGCGAGGACTTGATGCTCCGCATGGCCGCGGGAATATCCGCCAGAATTTTCTCCGGCGGCCAGTGCGATCGCCCCTTGAATACTCCGAGATCGACCCCGTTCAAGCCGAGGAGACCGATGAGCGCGAGGACATCGCCGTGCGGCAACAGGGGGAAGGTGAAATCGGCGCAGGAGAGTTTCACTGGACGCGATTGTTCATAAAGGGAGTGGCTGCTCATGGCAACCGCCGGCGCAGTCGCTCGAGCATGGTGGCAACATCCGTGCCTCCGGTGCGGCGGCATTGTGCGGCAGCTTCGGTGAAACCGCACTCGGCGAGCAGGCAGGCCATGCGTGCCTGCATTTCACCCAGGAAAAGCCTCTCGCGCTCACTGGCCGGCTGGCGCGACGGGCCGGGCTGGAATCCGCGCAGGGCCGCGCCCGCTCGGAAGCCTTCCGGAAAATTGCCGGCCCGCAGCATCGCTTCGATCAATTCGAGGACTTTGAACTGCACGCGGCGGCATTCGTCGTGGTTCCCCGAGCGGAAGT includes:
- the hpt gene encoding hypoxanthine phosphoribosyltransferase codes for the protein MRSEIRGILFHESTILSRLDEMAEQISGDYAGKELTVVAVLNGSLMFGADLLRRMEMPLRLDCVSVSSYHGASTTGVVRFNQERLPDVHGRHVLLLDDILDSGHTLHAIRDKLMKETNPVSVKICVLLRKDVPRARELEADYVGFDIANEFVVGYGLDYMERFRNLPYIGVVSDQTIAKYAPKG
- a CDS encoding aspartate aminotransferase family protein, coding for MNSAAPAFNTEQSAALLERSKRSLAMGVSSGMRKAGAPAPLFFERGEGAWYIDADGHRLLDYTLAWGPLILGNAHPAIIAEVTAQLGRSFAFGAQHRGEIELAELMIASVPGLERVIFSNTGSEAVQAALRLARAFTGRPLFVKFEGHYHGWFNNVLVSYRPRASDGIVPLPTCGGQPAREFADTLVLPWNDLGALEAAFLEHPGQIAAVLTEPLLANSGCCEAEPGFLAGVIDLCRRHGAVSIFDEVITGFRLALGGAREYFGLQPDLSVYAKAMAAGFALSAVGGREEIFRVLDDGRTIHAGTYNGNPVNLAAGAATIRTLAVPDTFERMHTHGRALRKAIEEAAALRGLKLVTSGSGSVFSVHFGLHTPPRHYRDTLQADVGHYASFRLALLHRGVYTLPDGRWYVGAVHGEDELAHALEAVAGAMASL
- a CDS encoding IclR family transcriptional regulator — its product is MPTISPPSRDRHRRPAAAVVARPGKRCVETSVQKAFRLLEFLAESERPVTLAEAAAVCRLPKTSAFRLLKVLHALGYADQPAGARGHVLGARVAQLAGSDPNTTLKRMVRPLLEGLHGELDETVNLGVLSNHRIVYADYIETTRALRMIVSPGAWEPWYLTAVGLAIASALPEDEQEQLLVSTDYTQAAANGRRLSPAILRPRLRVFRRQGWAEEEEAAVSGVACLAVPLATLGFVRAAISVAVPVARLSRSRRARIGELLRSSLVTAARHHVSR
- a CDS encoding M81 family metallopeptidase, with product MRVFTARFFHETNSFAPGTTGLADFAPRTRSDVLLARGDGSVLGAALEFAADRGWDIVPSFDLHASPSPMVDDEVLATALCHLDEDLPRALRGGLDGIFLVLHGAMVTRSHLDAEGLFLSRVREHLRGADVPVAAVLDLHANVSPAMAAGADILVAYRCNPHTDAAETGVRTATLLDEAMRTRARYRTHLRTVPVILPPPGTGTADEPMRGLLAIARRHEGGPVVAVSICPGFAQADTPFTRISFQIVTEDSPEGNEAARRAGEELADYALANAAAGLPREWNLSEAVRDAAKHGEYPSLIVEPADNIGGGTAGDATWVLDELLGQGVRGAGVVLNAPEAVQSLQGVPAGRRTTVTVGGKHPRLSGPALTLEVEVLRHSDGIFDLADCQSHLASMMGTRIDMGPTVLVACEGNLVLLTSRPTPPMDLGQWLCVGVQPAELGLIGIKAAVAHRRAYDSIARRSYTVSTPGPCTSDLATLPYRHLERPVFPLDPLP
- a CDS encoding fumarylacetoacetate hydrolase family protein, translating into MHIIRYLDPQGAVHFGSQKPDGSAVRCTGDLYAGLRETGDQADVAKLLAPLVPTQILCIGLNYRHHAAESGMQAPERPVLFTKGINTLQNPGDPIEIPVTAASHEVDYECELAVVIGKPCKNAEASDALSYVLGYTCGNDVSARDWQLKWGGGQWCRGKTFDTFSPLGPCLVTTDNIPNPQRLAIRTILNGETVQDWNTNDMIFSVAQIIEFLSASNTLPPGTVILTGTPHGVGMAAKPPRWLKPGDSVTIEIEGIGKLTNPVQLEA
- a CDS encoding sugar phosphate isomerase/epimerase, which codes for MPPHRRHGCCHHARATAPAVAMSSHSLYEQSRPVKLSCADFTFPLLPHGDVLALIGLLGLNGVDLGVFKGRSHWPPEKILADIPAAMRSIKSSLDRRGLAVADVFLQTGEDPAVHAANDPDADIRAANREMFRGIVEFAVGIGAAHLTGLPGVWHRGTEKAADWQLAVSEAAWRKSHAAQNGIRFAVEAHVGSVCPDPESALRFVQEAGVTLTLDYGHFVYQGMPPQAADILIPQASHFHARGGAKGQLQSTMKDSVIDFRAIRDALQQRGYPGWMCLEYVWIDWEGCNRTDNVSETIILRDLLLGAGSSPAVQAA
- a CDS encoding dihydrodipicolinate synthase family protein; its protein translation is MPQFANEIPVEVIRRLSTDCPNIVGTKDSSRDMPRFLHTLNVMRQTREDFSILVGCEEILYPTLMMGGDGGTLASSGVIPEPILKIYRDFRSGNHDECRRVQFKVLELIEAMLRAGNFPEGFRAGAALRGFQPGPSRQPASERERLFLGEMQARMACLLAECGFTEAAAQCRRTGGTDVATMLERLRRRLP